Proteins from one Monodelphis domestica isolate mMonDom1 chromosome 6, mMonDom1.pri, whole genome shotgun sequence genomic window:
- the CASP3 gene encoding caspase-3 isoform X1, translating to MEDTGTTVDAKSTKNSGVKLFHGSKSVESGLSSDSYKMDYPEMGLCIIINNKNFHPNTGMSFRSGTDVDAASLSDTFRSLKYEVRIKNDLTCNEITELLNSVSKEDHSQRSSFICVILSHGEEGVIFGTDRSVELKRLTCFFRGDKCRSLTGKPKLFIIQACRGTELDCGVETDSGTDEDIACQKIPVEADFLYAYSTAPGYYSWRNSKDGSWFIQALCAVLKQHAHKLEIMQILTRVNRKVATEFESYSLDISFHAKKQVPCIMSMLTKELYFSH from the exons AAAACTCTTCCATGGTAGCAAGTCAGTGGAATCTGGACTGTCATCAGACAGCTATAAAATGGATTATCCAGAAATGGGGTTATgtataataatcaataataagaATTTTCACCCAAACACTG gtATGTCATTTCGTTCTGGTACAGATGTTGATGCAGCAAGCCTCAGTGATACATTCAGGAGCTTAAAATATGAAGTCAGGATTAAAAATGATCTGACATGTAATGAAATAACTGAGTTACTAAACAGTG tTTCCAAAGAAGATCACAGCCAAAGAAgcagttttatttgtgtgattcTAAGTCATGGTGAAGAAGGAGTCATCTTTGGCACAGACAGATCTGTTGAACTAAAAAGATTAACGTGTTTCTTTAGAGGAGATAAGTGTAGAAGCCTTACAGGAAAACCCAAGCTTTTTATTATTCAG gCATGTCGAGGCACAGAGTTGGATTGTGGTGTTGAGACAGACAGTGGTACAGATGAAGATATAGCATGCCAGAAAATACCTGTTGAAGCAGACTTCTTATATGCATATTCTACAGCCCCTG GCTACTATTCCTGGAGAAATTCAAAGGACGGTTCGTGGTTTATCCAGGCACTTTGTGCTGTGCTGAAACAGCATGCTCACAAGCTTGAGATTATGCAAATCCTTACCCGAGTCAATCGGAAGGTGGCCACAGAGTTTGAATCTTATTCTTTAGACATTTCCTTCCATGCAAAGAAGCAGGTGCCATGTATTATGTCCATGCTTACCAAGGAACTGTATTTTTCCCATTAG